The Lycium ferocissimum isolate CSIRO_LF1 chromosome 1, AGI_CSIRO_Lferr_CH_V1, whole genome shotgun sequence genome includes a region encoding these proteins:
- the LOC132033641 gene encoding DNA polymerase zeta processivity subunit: MDRNRSPQGETAQILVEFLEVAITSVVFLKGVYPSGAFERRRYMNVVVQRARHPELQQYIHSSVNGLFPFIQKGLVERVAVIFFDSNNVPLERFVFKINVNQSYGSKLEEADLEFSLKSFFIKLPLSQSLMKVLPPDCRWEITAYFRSLPQSSTSKDAEMWVPTDTRQWQQAPLITPIKSMSSEPLGVQLYLEHPSLSEPKA; encoded by the exons ATGGATCGCAATCGAAGTCCACAAG GTGAAACTGCCCAGATTCTTGTAGAATTTTTAGAAGTTGCCATTACATCAGTTGTATTCCTCAAAGGAGTTTATCCAAGtg GGGCATTTGAAAGGCGGCGTTACATGAATGTTGTGGTCCAAAGAGCTAGACACCCGGAGCTTCAACAATATATCCATTCTTCTGTCAATGGACTTTTTCCTTTCATACAAAAG ggATTGGTTGAGAGAGTAGCAGTGATTTTTTTTGATAGCAACAACGTACCTCTCGAGAGATTTGTTTTCAAGATAAATGTGAACCAGTCCTATGGTTCAAAGTTGGAGGAAGCTGATCTGGAGTTTTCtcttaaatcattttttatcaAGCTTCCTTTGTCACAATCGTTAATGAAGGTTCTTCCACCAG ATTGCAGGTGGGAGATAACAGCTTACTTTCGCTCTCTCCCGCAGAGCAGTACAAGCAAAGATGCAGAAATGTGGGTCCCAACAGATACCCGGCAGTGGCAGCAAGCACCTCTTATAACTCCTATCAAGTCCATGAGTAGTGAACCTCTTGGTGTCCAGTTATATCTTGAACATCCAAGTCTCTCTGAACCAAAGGCTTAG
- the LOC132032837 gene encoding protein WHAT'S THIS FACTOR 1 homolog, chloroplastic, which produces MHKRVMVFSLIESRKWFTANGRQRLCHPLSSVNVGHMWLQIMFKSSGGRRPKKKIYYRVNDLDRVMELQKKPSLILHLKSIIQSQKNQYLLLRDLEKEVGFVQKWNFMGIIEKYPTIFRVTGGNRTPPMVMLTEKADKIALEEDEARVQMEPILVKNLRKLLMLSVDCMLPLETIQLIQNDLGLPSDFEQSLIPKYPQFFSVKDVNGRTSLQLENWDSLLAVTAREERLVCEGVLTSKGQARVLKDGNLFGPFAFQMRYPAGFRPNTNYLKEVQKWQKMDFPSPYLNARRFELADPKAQKRVVAVLHELLSLTMEKRLTSAQIDAFHSELRLPARLLLCLIKHHGIFYITNKGVRSTVILKEAYEGSNLVCKCPLLLFRDKFIALTGRRDIDSCISTPS; this is translated from the coding sequence ATGCATAAACGTGTGATGGTCTTCTCGCTAATTGAGTCCCGAAAATGGTTTACAGCCAATGGAAGGCAAAGACTATGCCATCCATTGTCATCTGTGAACGTAGGACATATGTGGCTACAAATCATGTTCAAATCCAGTGGAGGAAGGAGGCCTAAGAAGAAAATATACTATAGAGTAAATGATCTAGACAGAGTCATGGAGCTTCAGAAGAAACCATCATTGATTTTACACCTAAAATCCATCATTCAATCGCAGAAAAACCAATACCTCCTTCTTAGagacctcgagaaagaagttggATTTGTGCAGAAGTGGAATTTCATGGGTATAATTGAGAAATATCCTACAATATTCCGTGTCACTGGTGGTAATAGAACTCCACCGATGGTTATGTTGACTGAAAAGGCTGATAAAATTGCACTAGAAGAAGATGAAGCAAGAGTGCAAATGGAACCTATTTTGGTCAAGAATCTAAGGAAGTTGTTAATGTTGTCAGTTGATTGCATGTTGCCATTGGAAACCATTCAACTGATTCAGAATGATTTAGGCTTGCCTAGTGATTTCGAGCAATCACTGATTCCAAAATACCCACAATTTTTCTCAGTGAAAGATGTGAATGGAAGAACTTCCCTTCAGTTGGAAAATTGGGATTCTTTACTAGCAGTCACTGCCAGGGAGGAAAGGTTAGTGTGTGAAGGGGTCCTGACTTCAAAAGGGCAGGCTAGAGTATTGAAAGATGGAAACCTTTTTGGTCCTTTTGCATTTCAAATGCGTTATCCTGCAGGATTTAGGCCGAACACCAACTACCTTAAGGAAGTTCAGAAGTGGCAGAAGATGGATTTCCCTTCTCCATACTTGAATGCTAGAAGATTTGAACTTGCTGATCCTAAAGCTCAAAAAAGAGTGGTAGCAGTGCTTCACGAGCTCCTCAGTTTGACTATGGAAAAGAGGTTGACATCTGCTCAAATAGATGCATTTCATTCGGAGTTACGGTTACCGGCTAGACTTTTGCTTTGCTTAATCAAACATCACGGTATATTCTACATCACTAATAAAGGTGTCAGGAGTACCGTGATACTTAAAGAGGCTTATGAGGGGTCTAATTTGGTTTGTAAATGCCCTCTTTTATTGTTTAGGGATAAATTTATAGCACTTACCGGAAGAAGAGATATTGATTCATGTATCAGTACTCCGTCATAG
- the LOC132034420 gene encoding putative late blight resistance protein homolog R1B-17 — protein MGNVLTGKRTRANSAASNQYSHGERTRANSTASNLYSHGETTRANSMASNQYSHHPSIDEEAVGFDDDAESIIQQLKWGTKELDIVSIVGMPGLGKTTLAKKVFTHHSIDKHFDVQAWCSVSKEYNLRKVFSEILKQVVSNMDGIEDEDMPDKLRKSLMRKRYLIVLDDIWEVEAWEELQLSFPQDENGSRIILTTRDEEVARQLKHHSDPYFLRFLTVDESWELLQKKVFQGEICPPELLKAGLQVAESCKGLPLAIVLIAGIIAKQKQVSLWLEAANDLSSRVLEEQSMKIIESSYDPLQDHLKSCLLYMVLFPEDYKFPVSELLNLWIAENFVHNMDTENMEEASKICLNDLVNRSLVIVSGRREDNGEIAYCTVHDVVREFCLRKLTKEKFMQYQQSKEPQFIRCIHDDLVHQLLQWEKLLDKIPKLAGLKEGESFAQCHDRSLEFIAHPESRVWEKTSLLLDSLRFIRVLHLSDICLERRLWAMVVQAVTHLRYLAICTREFDFQWVSHLHDLQTLQVVREDEFSRRFETSPSIWKMQKLRHVDIQDFSFKWEDNDRAAFEESSEIVLPNLKTFGKCRVYIVDMAPEFWRRFPNIEQLNLHFVEQGYEVHMPNLEELPLQSLEVGFSRPIIGYKSIGRDGCVVFPSNLKDLSLDRLCLTEKVVSQLASLRNLERLKLRGIYFKSEDRFCQAEYCICWDVSDYEFRALKYLNLQNVLVTEWRSSEASFPVLEKLIINNCKIMCGQIPSSFVDIPTLMLIKLIFCDKSLEDSALNIKKEVEEMTGCDSLQVHMQHKTYNGFLLQAEGVDFAIDCFGA, from the exons ATGGGGAACGTTCTGACGGGTAAAAGAACTCGTGCTAATTCAGCGGCTTCCAACCAATATAGTCATGGTGAAAGAACTCGTGCTAATTCAACGGCTTCCAACCTATATAGTCATGGTGAAACAACTCGTGCTAATTCAATGGCTTCCAACCAATATAGTCATCATCCATCAATTGATGAGGAAGCGGTTGGTTTTGATGATGATGCAGAAAGTATAATTCAACAATTGAAATGGGGAACAAAGGAACTAGACATTGTCTCGATTGTTGGAATGCCTGGACTAGGCAAAACAACATTGGCTAAAAAGGTATTCACTCATCATAGTATTGATAAACACTTTGACGTTCAAGCGTGGTGCTCTGTTTCAAAAGAATATAATTTGAGGAAGGTGTTCTCTGAGATTCTTAAACAAGTTGTAAGCAATATGGATGGTATTGAAGATGAAGACATGCCTGACAAGTTGCGCAAGAGTCTGATGCGCAAGAGATACCTCATCGTATTAGATGATATATGGGAAGTTGAGGCATGGGAAGAGTTGCAGTTATCTTTCCCACAGGATGAAAATGGAAGCAGAATAATTCTAACGACTCGAGATGAAGAAGTGGCTAGGCAGCTTAAGCACCACAGTGATCcatattttcttcgatttctCACGGTGGATGAGAGCTGGGAATTACTTCAGAAGAAAGTATTTCAAGGAGAGATTTGTCCCCCAGAGCTACTCAAAGCAGGATTACAAGTTGCTGAAAGCTGCAAGGGATTACCTCTTGCAATCGTTTTGATTGCTGGAATTATTGCAAAGCAAAAGCAAGTCTCTTTGTGGCTTGAAGCTGCAAATGATTTAAGTTCCCGTGTTTTAGAAGAACAAAGCATGAAGATAATAGAATCAAGTTATGACCCTCTGCAAGACCATTTAAAGTCTTGCCTTCTTTACATGGTATTGTTCCCAGAAGACTACAAATTTCCAGTGTCCGAATTGCTTAACTTGTGGATAGCTGAAAATTTTGTACACAACATGGACACAGAGAACATGGAGGAAGCGTCAAAAATTTGCTTGAATGATCTAGTGAACAGAAGCCTAGTTATTGTTTCTGGAAGGAGAGAAGATAACGGCGAGATAGCATACTGCACCGTTCATGATGTAGTGCGTGAGTTTTGCTTGAGAAAACTTACAAAAGAAAAGTTTATGCAGTACCAACAGTCAAAGGAACCTCAGTTTATTAGGTGTATCCATGATGATCTTGTCCACCAATTGTTGCAGTGGGAAAAATTATTGGATAAGATTCCAAAGTTGGCAGGCTTGAAGGAAGGGGAGTCTTTTGCCCAATGTCATGATAGGTCTCTTGAGTTCATTGCTCATCCAGAATCCCGTGTATGGGAAAAGACAAGTCTTTTACTTGATAGCTTAAGATTTATTCGGGTGTTGCATTTGTCGGATATCTGCTTGGAAAGACGTTTGTGGGCTATGGTAGTGCAAGCAGTAACTCACTTGAGGTATCTTGCAATTTGTACCCGAGAATTTGATTTCCAGTGGGTATCACACCTACACGATCTACAAACTTTGCAGGTGGTGAGAGAAGATGAATTTTCAAGGCGTTTCGAGACATCACCTTCTATTTGGAAAATGCAGAAGCTAAGGCATGTGGATATACAGGACTTTTCCTTCAAATGGGAAGACAATGATCGAGCAGCTTTCGAAGAATCTTCAGAAATTGTGTTACCGAACTTGAAGACTTTTGGAAAGTGCCGTGTATACATAGTCGATATGGCTCCGGAGTTCTGGAGGAGATTCCCAAATATTGAACAACTCAATCTCCACTTTGTTGAACAGGGTTATGAAGTTCATATGCCTAATCTTGAAGAACTCCCACTTCAATCTCTCGAAGTGGGCTTCTCACGCCCAATTATAGGCTACAAATCCATAGGACGGGACGGTTGTGTTGTCTTCCCTTCAAATCTAAAGGACTTGTCCCTTGATAGACTTTGCCTAACAGAAAAAGTTGTTTCACAACTTGCAAGTCTGCGAAACCTTGAGAGGCTCAAACTACGTGGCATATACTTCAAGTCCGAAGATAGATTCTGCCAGGCTGAATATTGCATATGTTGGGATGTCAGTGACTATGAGTTTCGAGCACTCAAATACTTGAATTTACAGAATGTTCTTGTTACAGAATGGCGCTCCTCAGAAGCATCCTTCCCCGTGCTTGAGAAACTAATTATAAACAATTGCAAAATTATGTGCGGTCAGATCCCTTCTAGCTTTGTGGATATCCCAACACTGATGTTGATTAAATTGATTTTCTGCGATAAGTCACTTGAGGATTCAGCTCTCAACATTAAAAAAGAAGTGGAAGAGATGACAGGATGTGATAGTCTCCAAGTTCATATGCAGCATAAAACATATAATG GTTTCTTGCTCCAAGCTGAAGGTGTAGATTTTGCAATAGACTGCTTTGGTGCTTGA